One Gloeocapsopsis sp. IPPAS B-1203 genomic window, TAGTGGCAGGTACTGCAAAGATCCAAATTCACAAAAGCAATGTACTGCAATTGCAAATAAAAGAGCAAACGTGGTTATTACTGGATAATGTTGCACCTGATGAGCAAAAGCAGCTAGCCTCTACAAAAAAATTGCCTCATGCACAAGTGCTGTGGTGGTCTGGAGAGACTTTAGAAAAGGAAGTATTAGCAACGGTGAAACCAGAAGTTGCGATCGCTTCTGCTATCAACGTGGATGCTGACATCATATCGTTACTCAGTAGAGACAAAATTCAGCTTTTTTGGACAGGAAGAGACGGAGCGATCCAATGGACACCTCAAGAAAGGTTTAAAGCAACGATGGATGAGGTAGAAAATGGTGCTGCGTTGCTGTAAAAAAGAACCAGTTCGTGATACTGTTATTTATACTAGGCAAAAGTGTACCTACCTGGAGAGGTGGCAGAGTGGTTGAATGCGACGCACTCGAAATGCGTTATGGCGGCAACGTCATCGTGGGTTCAAATCCCACCCTCTCCGTTTAAACAGTTATTCAATATGAGTTATTGAGTTGTGACACCACAGGAAACGTTGGTGCAAAATTATGCCGATAAAGAATGAGCTAATTGACATCAAAACATCTGAAGGGATTAGCATTCACAATATTACGTCTGAAATCGAGAAAATTCTGAGTGCTACAGCAATTCAAAATGGTCAAGTTTTGGTATTTTCGCGACACACAACTACAGCTTTGGCAATTAATGAAGATGAGGAGAGATTACTGCACGATATTAAGGTGCATTTAGAGAAGTTAGCGCCTCCTTCTGAGAAGTACTTACACAACGACTTGCATTTGAGAATTGTTCCACCAGGTGAACCGATGAATGCGCACTCGCATTTGATGGCTATAATGCTGAGTAGTAGCGAGGTTATTCCAGTCGCGGACGGAAAGTTGGCATTGGGGACATGGCAATCGGTATTATTTTTTGATTTGGATGGTCCGCGTACGAGAAGTGTATTTGTGCAGATTAGTGGAGAGTAATTCTACATTTTCAGCCTTTAATTAATTTTTGAGCGCATTTCTCGCTGGCGCATTGGCATAGCATCTATTTTTTGAAAAATAGCTGTGGGTTCAATGGGAGTAGTTTCGCGGCGTTTGACTGTACCATCTTTGCCAATAAGAACTACGCTGAATTCGTTACTAATATTAAATTGTTGTTTGATTTGGGTAACATCTGCTGAATCAACATTTTTACCGTTAATGCGGCTTGTACCTTGGGAGAACAATTCAATTAAGAGTAAGTCTCGGTCTGCAAATTCTGCAGTTTGATCTGAGAACAGTTGCATTTGTTGTTGGTATTCTGGGGTATTTTCTGATGGGGCGGCTACTAGTAGCAGGCGGTTTTTCCATTGATATGATTTGAGGTCAAGCATAAGGGGTTTTTCTTGGGCGAGCGCTCTTGAATTGAGTGTAGAAATGATAGATGAATTAGAAGAGAACGTAAGGAGGCTTAATAAAAGCGGGATTAATTTTATAAGCATATATTTGAGATAGAGAATCACGCAAAAGGACACGTGAAAAGATACAGAGTTTTCTTATTGAAGCAACTAATAATTGAAGCAACTAATAACAGAGTGTTTGTAGTATAGAAAAACTCACCAACAAGGATTAGGGGATATTTTTGTTGTGATTTTAACCTAGGTAAGCTTTTTTGACTTGTTCGTTTTTGAGTAAGTTAGAGGCTTTGTCAGTAAGGGTAATGCAGCCTGCGTCTAAAACATAGCCTCGATCGGCGATTTGCAGGGCGAGGTTGGCGTTTTGTTCGACTAAGAGAATAGTGACGCCAGTAGTGCGGAGGTTTTGGATGATAGAGAAGATTTCACGAACAATCGCGGGTGCGAGTCCTAGGCTAGGTTCGTCTAAGAGTAAGAGTTTCGGTTTACTCATTAAAGCGCGGGCGATCGCTAGCATTTGTTGTTCGCCACCACTAAGGGTTCCTGCAAGTTGATTGCGGCGTTCAAATAGACGTGGGAAAATCTTGAACTGATAATTGATATCAGCTTTGACAGTTGCGGAGTCGGGGCGGATATATGCACCAAGTTTTAAGTTATCGAGAACTGTTTGGCGGGCTAGTACTCGTCTTCCTTCGGGACAATGTGCGATACCACCGTGAACAACTTTGTGCGCAGGATAGCGAGTGATGTTGCATCCGTTGTAGGATATTTGTCCGCTACGACAATTGACAAGTCGAGAGATTGCACGTAGTGTAGTAGTTTTTCCTGCACCATTTGCACCAATTAGGGTAACAACTTCACCAGAATTAACAGTAATATCAATATTTTTTAGTGCTTGAATTCCGCCATAATTTACCGATAAGTTTTTGATTTCTAATAAATAGTTGATAGGATAAATTACTTCTTTGGAATTACCTAAGCTCATGATTCTGCTCCTAGGTAAGCTTTTATGACTGCTGGATCAGTTCTGACTTTTTCGGGTTTTCCGAGCGCAATTAACTGACCAAAATCTAAAACAGCAATGCGATCGCATAATCCCATTACAAGTGGTACATGATGCTCTATTAGGATGATTGTTAAGTTAAAATCTGTAGCAATTTGCCGAATAAATTTACTTAAACCTTGTTTCTCGTTGGGGTTCATTCCTGCTGCTGGTTCATCTAAAAGTAAAATTTGTGGTTCTAAAGCTAACGCGCGAGCAATTTCTAATCTTCGTTGATCGCCATAAGGTAAGTTATAAGACCTTTCTGAAGCACGACTGCTTAAACCAACCATGGCAAGAAGTTCTAGTGCTTTTTGCCTATTATTTTTCTCTTCTTTAGGCGCGGGTGGTAAACCTAAAACTCCAGTAATCACATTACTATTAGTATGAATATGTCTAGCAACAACAATATTTTCTATTGCAGTCAGTTCGCCGAATAAGCGAATATTTTGAAATGTTCTAGCGATTCCTTGAGAGGCAATTTGATGCGGGCGAAGTTTAATAAGTTCTTTACCACAATACAGTAATGTTCCACTAGAAGGTTGAATTAATCCTGTAATTAAATTAAATAGTGTTGTTTTACCTGCACCATTAGGACCAATTAGACCAAAAATCTCATTTTTATTAACAGTAAACGAAACAGTATTTACTGCAACTAAACCACCAAATCTCCGCGTTAGCTGCTGTGCTTCCAAAATAGGATGATTATGCTTTAAGTTTACCTCTTCCACGATCTTATCCCTCGCCCCTTCCATAATTCTGGTGTGACCAAACCTTGAGGGAAAAATATTGTACCAACGACAATCAGCAATCCAAATATAATTAAACGACCATCACGGAGAAATTGTGCTAATGTCACTGGTAATCCTGCGGTGTCAGCGATCGCTCTTAACACTTCTGGTAATGCTGTAAATACCATACCGCCTAATACTGGCCCAACAAAGCTTCTTGAGCCACCAATCAACACAAAAGTGAGATAGATGATACTCGCATCAAAAGTTCCTTGACGAGCATTCCAGGTGTTGAGAAAGTGGGCACTAAGCGCACCTACCATTCCTGCTAAAATTGCGCCTAGAGTGAAAGCCAAAACCTTGTAGTAAGTTGGATTGATTGCCATTGCATCAGCGGCGAGTTCATCTTCGCGAATTGCAGCAAAAGCCCTTCCAACACGAATTTTTTCTACGCGGTATAGAAAGAACATACTGAGTGCAAGTAAAGGAACTGCAATCCATAGGTACTCAATCGCAGTTTGAAACGGTTGCGGAATACCAAAAATACCTACTGCACCGCCAGTAATTTCGAGATTAAGGGAAATAACCCGTAATACTTCAACAAAAGCAATTGTGGCGATCGCCAAATAAATTCCGCGTAACCGTAATGCAGGAATTCCAACAATGACGCCTAGTATCCCACATATGACACCAGCAACTAGCATTTCTAACAGTAACAGTGGAACCGGAAATAACCCTTGCGTAGCAGAAAAGACTTGCGTTGACAGAATTGCAGCAACATAGCCTCCCAAAGCATAAAAGCCAGGACTTGCTAAAGACAGTTGTCCAGCCATGAGAGGTAAGTATAATGATAGTCCGAGCATTGCCCCAATAACCATTGAGACAATTAAAAACCCATAGGTATCAAAAAAGCCAACCATGAGTCGTCATGCAGTTGTTATATGAAGAGGTATTCTCCCATAAAAACTGCTCCAGCTACGCTACTCTTAAAGTTATTTGTGATGGACATTTACCTGAATTCCGCGAATTGAGTAATCTAGTAACTCCATCGGATGCATCACAGCAATTTTGCTACTTTGCTGCTGCATATGCTTAGTAATTTGCAAAGTACAACCAGGATTAGCAGACGCAACTAATTCTGCACCTGTATTCAAGAGATTTTGTACTTTCTGCTTACCTAACTCATCCGCAACTTCAGGTTGTAGCATATTGTAAACACCTGCGCTTCCACAGCACAAAGCTGCATCAAGGGGTTCTCTTAGTTGTACTCCAGGAATTTGTCGAAGTAACTGGCGGGGTTGAATACTAATTTTTTGTCCATGTAATAAATGACAAGCATCCTGATAAACTAAAGTTAGAGGTTTTTCAGCTAGAGATGAAAGTTTGGCTGTTAAACCAACGGTAGCAAGAAACTCTTGTGCATCTTTAACATTTGCAGCAAAGTCTTTAGCTTGATCGCGGTATTCTGGATCGTCTTGCAGTAAATGCCCGTATTCTTTTAATGTATGACCGCAACCAGCTGCATTGATAATAACAGCATCTACACCAGTATCTGTAAAGCTATCAATCATCTGACGTGCTAAGGCTTTAGCTTGTTCTTCTTGCCCCTGATGATGTGGTAATGCTGCGCAACAGCCTTGTGTTTTGGGAATAACAACTTCGCAGCCATTTGCTGTTAAAACTCTTACAGTAGCTTCGTTGACTGGTGAGAAAAAAAGTCGCTGTACGCAACCTAAAATCATACCTACGCGATAGCGTTTCTCACCTTGGGCAGGAATAATTGTTGGTAGTTTGTCTTGAAATGAACTGAAACTAATTTGCGGTAAGATTGATTCCATCGCGGCGAGACGAGGAGAAAAGCGTTGAAGTAACCTTGTCGAACGAACAAGCTTTTGCACACCTGTCTTTTGATATAGCAGTAAAGGTGCAAGTAGCACCCGCAGACGATTAGGATAGGGAAATAAGGAAAAAATGAGTTGACGATACAAGCGATCGCCTAAATTACGTGGATAGTTTCGTTCTACTTGGGGACGTGTTGCAGAAATTAGTTTGTCGTATTGTACGCCGGAAGGACAAGTTGTCACACACGCAAGACATCCTAAACACGAGTCAAAATGCTGTACTGTTGCTTTACTTAGTGGAATTTCTCCTTCATTCACAGCATCCATAAGATAGATTCTGCCGCGGGGAGAATCCATTTCTTTGCCAATTACACGATAACTCGGACATGTTGACAGACAAAATCCACAATGAACGCAAGTGTCGATTAACTTTGGATCGGGTGGATGTTGCGGATCAAAGCCACTCCCATGACTCAAATTAGCAGGTATTGCATCTTGTGAAGAATTTGAAGTTTGCATTGTATTCTTATTTTCTCAGAAATTTAATCCCAAATCTCGGTAAAATCTAAAATAAATTCTGGTAATGTTTCTTTGCATGAAAGCATTTGAGGAGACTTTATAATTTCTACTTTCTAATTTTGTTGATATATTTCTACTTGTTGATTTTGCAGATCAATTAACCAACCTAAAGTCATACCATTTTCAAGGTATTCTTGCATCTTAGCGCGTAATTCTTTGAGGATATCTGATTCTGATCTTAGCTCGATAATAAAATCTGGGCAGAGGGGAGGAAACTTTTTCTTTGCTTCATCACTAAGCGATCACCAGCGTTCTAACTTAATCCATGCAGCATCAGGAGAGCGATCGCTACCTAAGGGTAACTTGAATTCGGTTGAAGAATTCAAGACAACTCCTAGTTTCTTTTTTTTATTCCAAACGACTAATTGACTAACAATATCTGCATTTTTTCCTCCTGTAGGTGGCATAATAATCAGTTGACCTGAGGAATTTCTTTCTAATTTCAAATTAGGATGTTTTTGACATAATTCATAATATTGATCGTCGGTTAGATCGAGAAAAGGTTGTAAATCTAAGATAATGCTACTCATTTTTATAAACCACAGAGGTACAGAGGAGCCAGTGCGTTGCGGAGGTTTCCTCCGTTGTAGCAACTGGCGTAACGCAGAGGAAGAAGGGTGAAGATTTAAAGTTCCTCAACAAAACAAGATGGACTCAAAAGATTATTGGGATCGAACTGGTATTTAATTCGCTGCATTAGTTCTAAAGCATTACCTCGATATCCCCAAACATCGATTGTTTCTTTGAGAATTTTTGGGGCTGATAAAACTGTGAGAAAACCTCCTTGAGAGTGACAAAAATCTCGTATTTGTAAAATACTTTGCTTGTCCACATCAGCATCAAACCGCAATAAACCTAAACCACTACCAGTGTGAATCAAACCCATGTGCGGATCAAATTGCGTAAGCGTTGTAACAGCATTTATAGGCAATACACCTATTTTGCAAGTAATTTTAGTAGATTTGGTAGGCGATCGCATTTGTTGTTGTAATTTCTGCCATAACTCAGTCTCATCATCTGTGTAAACTGCGCCCTGTAAATTTAACTGTTGTCCTAATTCCAAAAGTGATGTAGCTTGTTGTTTGACACTTGCAGCGAGGTTTTGAAACCGAACAACCAAGCCTAAACCTTGACCAAGAGCTAAATTTGCAACTAATTGCTTTGAGAGTAAATCAGACGCAACTGGAGTTAAAGCCGATGCGCGTAAACTTTTAACAGCTTGGGCGATCGCATTTGCATTTCCAGTCAACACTACTGTACTAGAAGCTGCTGGAATGGGAAATACGCGGAATGTAACAGTTGTAATAATACCTAACGTACCATACGATCCAGTAAACAACTTCATTAAGTCATAACCAGCAACGTTTTTAACAACTCTGCCTCCAGCTTTGGCAATTTTGCCATCGGCGCGTACAAAAGTGATTCCTAATAGTTGATCGCGCACTCCTCCGTAACGTTGACGCAACGAACCAGTATCGGCGGTGGCGACGATTCCTCCTAATGTAGCTGCTTGAGGTGCAAATGGATCAAGTGCCAGAAATTGTCCTGCGGCTGCTAACCTTGTTTGTAAATCTGCAAAGAGAATTCCAGCTTCTGCTGTTATGGTTAAATCGCCAACTGCGTGTTCAATTAATTGGTGAATGCGTTCGGTACTGATAACAACTTGTACGCCTTGTGCTAATCCACCCCAATCGAGTTTAGTCATGTTTCCGCAGCATAGGATTTTCCATTGATTTTGGCAAGCACAGGTAACAACTGCTGCAAGTTCTGCTTGAGTTTGGGGATAAATAAGATAAGGATAGTTTTTTGTTGCGATCGCCTGTTGTATCCGTTCGCGATGCTTAGCTTCAATATCATCCCATGCTACAACTCCAGAACTACCAACAATAGTTTCTAGTTTTTGGGCGATCGCATCCATACTACTTAAGTGATTACATTAACGTTGCTTTCAAAGTAGATTTTACTTAGATTGTGTTGACTTGAGCCTCACTATTTAGATTTAACTTAATACTTTACATATAATTCTTAAATATTAAGATACTTGTGCTAATTTTACTTTTTCTATTTTAACTACTTTTGCTATAGTCAAAAAGTTTTTAGACGCGCATTATATATTAGTCAATTTTTTATGAAATGATTTTTCCGTAATCGTACTATTATTTTTTGATAACACTTGTATTATATTTGACTCATTCTTCTAGAGGAAATTATTAAAATGCACAGTTAATAATGAATTAAAAGTTACAATATTGCAAAAACACAATAATTATCATATTTCGTCTAAAAAGCAAAAATAGAAATAAACTATAATATTTTTTGTTGAAATATTAAGCTTGTGTCCTTGTTTATCTATATACAAGAGTTTCAATTACCTGTTATTAATAATTCTATCTTAAGAAGTTTGATAATCATATTCTTTTGTGGTCTATTTTTTTGCATAATAATTTAATTGAGTCATTTAAAAATTGCAAAAGCTATCACTATGTGGGAAAAGACAATTATTCAGATAAAGTCATTTTTGAATCACAAACAAAATGCGATCGCTTACAATAAACAGTCAAATAAAATTCAAAAAATCAATCAAACTTTAGAGCAAAAGCTTCAAAAACAAACTCTACAGTTACAACAAGTTAATCAACAACTAGCAGATAAAATTGTTGAACAGCAGCAGATGGAAATAGCTCTACGCGAAAGCGAAGAAAGATACCGCGATTTATTTGAAAATGCGAATGATTTAATTCAATGCGTTACACCAGAAGGTAAATTTATTTATGTAAATCAAGCTTGGAAAGCCACTCTAGAGTACAGTGATACGGAGATAGAAACTCTTTCCATATTTGAAGTTATTCATCCTGATTGCTTAGATCATTGTATGGAAATTTTTAAAAAAATAATGGTTGGTGAGGTTTGTAATGAAGTTGAAGCTACGTTTATTTCAAAAAGTGGTAGGAAAGTTATACTTTCTGGAAGCATTAATTGTAAGTTTGTTCAAGGTAAACCAGTTTCAACTAGAGGTATATTTCGGGATATAACTGAGCGCAAGCAAGCTGAAGTCGAAATTCACTACGCTTTGGCGAAAGAACGAGAATTAGTTGAACTTAAATCGCGTTTTATCACGACAGCATCGCATGAGTTCCGTACACCACTTGCAGTTATTCTTATGGCAGCTAAATTACTTGAAAAGTTCAGTAACCAAATATCAGAAGAAAAGAAACAACTTTATCTCGAACGTATTCAAACTGCAGGTAATCACATGACACAGTTGTTAGATGATATTTTAATAGTTGGTAAACTTGAAGCGGAAAAGTTACAGTTTGCTCCAACTTATTTAGATTTAATACAATTTTGTGGTGAAATAGTAGAACATATGCAAATTAGCAGTACTACTAATTTGCATACAATTAAATTCAACTGTACAAGTTCAGTTACTCATGTTTACCTAGATGCAAAACTATTGAGACATATTCTCATAAACTTATTATCTAATGCTATTAAGTATTCGCCTCAGGGTGGAAATATTAACTTTGAATTAGCATATAAATCACAAGAGATTACTTTCAGAATTCAAGACCAAGGAGTTGGTATTCCAGAAAAAGACCAAAAATATTTATTTGACTCTTTTTATCGTGGTAGCAACACTAGTACAATTCCTGGAACAGGTTTAGGTATGTCCATAGTAAAACAGTGCGTGGATTTACACAATGGAAATATTGTCATAGAGAGTCAAGTTGGAGTTGGTACTACAGTCACTGTCACAATACCTGAACAATGCTAAAGTGTATTATTTATTTTTGCTTTTATTCACATTTAAAATCGCTCTACTGAATCAAATTTATTTGCTAATTCAGCCCTTGCAGCTTCTCCACACGTACGAGGTGTCGGAAATATTTTTCCAGGATTTGCCAGTCCTTTCGGATTAAATGCTTGACGAATATATTGCATGGTTTCTAGATCGGTTTGGGTAAACATATCTGGCATATAGCATCGCTTATCAGCACCAATTCCATGTTCACCTGAAATACTTCCACCGACTTTAACACAAAGCTTGAGAATTTCTCCACCTAATTCTTCCACTTGTTCTAATGCACCAGGAATGGAGTTATTGTACAAAATTAAAGGATGAAGATTACCATCACCCGCATGGAATACATTAGCAATTCGATAACCGTATTGTTTACTTAAGTTCTCAATTTCTTGCAAAACAAACGGCAATTGTGTACGGGGAATAACTCCATCTTGGACATAATAATCGGGGCTAAGATGTCCTGCAGCGGCAAAAGCTGCTTTACGTCCTTTCCATAGCTTCAAGCGTGTTTCTGGATCATTTGCTGTAGTAATGTTTCGTGCGCCATTCTGTTTACAAATATCAGCAATTCGTTGTTTATTTGTAGCCACTTCTATAGCTAAGCCATCGATTTCGACTAATAGAATTGCTTGTGCGTCTCTAGGATAGCAGCCTGTCGCAACAACATCTTCCACTGCATTAATACTGAGGTTATCCATCATCTCCATCCCCGCAGGAATGATTCCAGCACTGATAATATCAGACACAGCAGCACCTGCGGCTTCTACGCTGGTAAAATCTGCTAAGAGAACGCAAATTGATTCAGCTGTTTTGAGAATCTTTAGTGTAATTTCTGTGGCAATACCTAGTGTTCCTTCTGAACCAACAAACACTCCTGTAAGATCATATCCAGGCATTTCTGGAACTTGTCCGCCCACTTCAGTAATTGTGCCATCAGGAAGTACAAGCTTTAATCCTAAAACATGATTTGTCGTTACGCCATATTTGAGACAGTGGACGCCACCCGAATTTTCTGCAACATTACCACCAATTGAGCAGATAATTTGACTAGAAGGATCGGGAGCATAATAGAATCCAGCACCGCTAACAGTTTGCGTTACCCAATTATTGATGACTCCAGGTTGGACAATAACTTGCTGATTTTCCAAGTCTACCTTGAGAATTTGCCGCATCATGGCGGTTACAATCAAAACACAATCTTCAATTGGTAGCGCACCACCAGATAAGCCAGTACCAGAACCGCGTGCTATGAAGGGAATTGAATTGCGATCGCATATTTTCACTATCTCTGCGACTTGTTCAGTTGTGCGTGGTAACACAACTACCGCAGGGCGTTGACGATAACTAGTTAAACCATCACACTCATAAGTAATTAATTCTTCCTTGCGCTGCACTACGCCATTTTTGCCAAGAACAGCCTCAAATTGCTTAATAAGTGGTTTCCATTTGCTGTGCTGCTGATTTCTAAGAAGCATAGTGGCTTGTGTTAAACGAAGGGCTTAAATAATATTCTGACAAGATTTGCGACTAATTTGTTATTTGTCATGATTTGTTCTTCCCTGTACCCCTATACGAGAAGCTCAAGAAGCTGACATATATTATTTAGATCGCATCTATCAACTAATCTAGAAATAGCGTTTCTCAAGTGGTAATCATGGTTGAGCCAACTTTCATCTGTGACGATGACTACTACGTACCAGATGCTAATCAGCTAATTACTGAAGACGATACACCTGTGGATAATTTCGCCTCTGCTAAACAGCAACGCCTGCTTGTTAGTTCCCTTTACAGTGCATTAAAAACACAAATTTTTTTAGCTGAAGCAAACGTTGGCGTTTACTACACCGATTTGCAACCCGCGATTGTACCCGATGTGTTTCTCAGTTTTGACGTGCAAGTTCCACAAAATTGGTGGGAAAAGCAAAATCGTTGTTATATGGTGTGGCGTTTTGGAAAACCACCAGAAGTTGCGATTGAGATTGTTTCTAACAAAGAAGGGGATGAACTGGGTAAGAAACTAAGAATCTACGAGCATATGCGCGTCAGCTACTATATTGTGTACGATCCTACTGGGCAATTTGGACAAGTGCTACGGGTGTATGAACTCAGAGGAATGCGATATTCGGAAATTAGTGAAACTTGGCTCGAACAAGTCGGACTAGGTGTGACAATATGGCAAGGAGAATTTGAAGGCAGGCAAGATACATGGTTACGCTGGTGCTACCAAGATGGAAATATTTTGCTTACTGGAGATGAACGCGCTTCACAAGCCGAACAACGCGCTTCACAAGCTGAACAACGCGCTCAACTCCTTGCTGAACAACTACGGAGGATGGGAATTGAGCCTTCCGACTGAAGTCGGGGCTACATAGACGAAGTATGCCTACGCACACTTTATAAACAGAATTTTATGGGTAATACTATCTCACTCAATGAGAACAACAAATTTATTTGCACTCGCATTTATGTAAGAGGTTTTTTATTTAAAAATGCTTGTACTCGCTGGTAAACTTGGTCAAATAAGCTAGGCGCATCAGCATTAAACCATTCAATTTGAGGATACGCACGAAACCAGGTACGCTGTCGCTTGGCAAATTGCCTTGTATGCAAAACTATCAGTTCTTTTGCTTGAGTTAGTGTGACTTCGCCAGCAAGGTACTGCTTGATCTCGTGATATCCCAGTGTATTTAATAGTGGTAGATCAGCACCGTATTTGTGATAAAGATATTCCACTTCAGCTACTAAGCCGTCTGCAATCATTTGTTCGGTGCGTTGAAAAATGCGATCGCGTAAGCACTCTGTACTACAATCTAAACCAATCTGTAAAATTGGATAACTCGGTGGCTGCTCTCCTTGTTGCTGTGAAATTGGACAACCTGTCACGTAAAACACTTCCAACGCCCGCAATGTTCTGACTAAATCGTTACTGTGAATTTTCTGCGCTGCAATTGGATCGACCTGCTGCAAAATACTATAAAGTTGGGTTTGACCGAGCGATTCTAGCTGCGATCGCAACTCGGTATTCGGTGCGACTCTCGGAATTTTTAACCCTTGCACTACTGAACGAATGTATAGCCCTGTTCCACCCACTAAGAAGGGAATTTTTCCTTGCTGCTGAAACTGAGTAATTAAACCTTGTGCTTGTGTTTGGTAATCTGCGACAGTGAGAGTTTGAGTAGGTGCGCAGATATCAATTAAATAGTGTGGTGCTAAATTTTGTTCAGCAATTGATGGCTTGGCTGTGCCAATATTAAACTCGCGGTATACTTGGCGCGAATCTGCACTGAGAATCACAGCCAAACCGAGTTTCGTTGCAAGTGCGATCGCAAGTTGTGATTTACCTGTTGCTGTCGCACCACAAATTGTGATTAAGCAAGATCGATAAAAATTACTTGGGTACATCCCCCTGAAAAATTCCTCTAAAATACCTCTACAGCCGTCTTCAAGGCTTTTATGCTACAATTTATGAGTGTTTTTTTATTTTTTGAGTCAGATAGCTGCTCAAACTTTAAATTTCGTGGAGAATACCTTGCATGACTAGCAGTTACAGCGCCGATCAGATTCAAGTTCTGGAAGGTCTGGAACCGGTGCGCAAAAGACCGGGTATGTACATTGGCTCCACTGGTCCGCGAGGACTCCATCATCTAGTTTACGAGGTTGTAGACAATTCGATCGATGAAGCTTTAGCGGGACACTGCACTCATGTGGAGGTGGATTTAAATGCAGATGGTTCAGTTACAGTAACAGATGATGGTCGAGGCATTCCCACAGATACGCACCCCCAAACTGGCAAATCAGCATTAGAAACAGTAATGACAGTATTACACGCCGGAGGAAAATTCGGTGGAGGTGGTTACAAAGTTTCTGGAGGATTGCACGGAGTTGGAATTTCCGTTGTCAATGCTTTATCTGAGTTGATTGAAGTTACTGTATGGCGTGACAAACGTGTTCACGTTCAACGTTTCGAGCGTGGCATTCCTGTGACTGAATTACAAGTTAAAGCTTTTAATGAGGGTAAAACAGGAACTTCTGTCACCTTTAAGCCAGATGCAACGATTTTCACAACAGGAACC contains:
- a CDS encoding secondary thiamine-phosphate synthase enzyme YjbQ produces the protein MPIKNELIDIKTSEGISIHNITSEIEKILSATAIQNGQVLVFSRHTTTALAINEDEERLLHDIKVHLEKLAPPSEKYLHNDLHLRIVPPGEPMNAHSHLMAIMLSSSEVIPVADGKLALGTWQSVLFFDLDGPRTRSVFVQISGE
- a CDS encoding branched-chain amino acid ABC transporter permease → MVGFFDTYGFLIVSMVIGAMLGLSLYLPLMAGQLSLASPGFYALGGYVAAILSTQVFSATQGLFPVPLLLLEMLVAGVICGILGVIVGIPALRLRGIYLAIATIAFVEVLRVISLNLEITGGAVGIFGIPQPFQTAIEYLWIAVPLLALSMFFLYRVEKIRVGRAFAAIREDELAADAMAINPTYYKVLAFTLGAILAGMVGALSAHFLNTWNARQGTFDASIIYLTFVLIGGSRSFVGPVLGGMVFTALPEVLRAIADTAGLPVTLAQFLRDGRLIIFGLLIVVGTIFFPQGLVTPELWKGRGIRSWKR
- a CDS encoding ABC transporter ATP-binding protein, whose amino-acid sequence is MSLGNSKEVIYPINYLLEIKNLSVNYGGIQALKNIDITVNSGEVVTLIGANGAGKTTTLRAISRLVNCRSGQISYNGCNITRYPAHKVVHGGIAHCPEGRRVLARQTVLDNLKLGAYIRPDSATVKADINYQFKIFPRLFERRNQLAGTLSGGEQQMLAIARALMSKPKLLLLDEPSLGLAPAIVREIFSIIQNLRTTGVTILLVEQNANLALQIADRGYVLDAGCITLTDKASNLLKNEQVKKAYLG
- a CDS encoding FAD-binding oxidoreductase encodes the protein MDAIAQKLETIVGSSGVVAWDDIEAKHRERIQQAIATKNYPYLIYPQTQAELAAVVTCACQNQWKILCCGNMTKLDWGGLAQGVQVVISTERIHQLIEHAVGDLTITAEAGILFADLQTRLAAAGQFLALDPFAPQAATLGGIVATADTGSLRQRYGGVRDQLLGITFVRADGKIAKAGGRVVKNVAGYDLMKLFTGSYGTLGIITTVTFRVFPIPAASSTVVLTGNANAIAQAVKSLRASALTPVASDLLSKQLVANLALGQGLGLVVRFQNLAASVKQQATSLLELGQQLNLQGAVYTDDETELWQKLQQQMRSPTKSTKITCKIGVLPINAVTTLTQFDPHMGLIHTGSGLGLLRFDADVDKQSILQIRDFCHSQGGFLTVLSAPKILKETIDVWGYRGNALELMQRIKYQFDPNNLLSPSCFVEEL
- a CDS encoding heterodisulfide reductase-related iron-sulfur binding cluster yields the protein MQTSNSSQDAIPANLSHGSGFDPQHPPDPKLIDTCVHCGFCLSTCPSYRVIGKEMDSPRGRIYLMDAVNEGEIPLSKATVQHFDSCLGCLACVTTCPSGVQYDKLISATRPQVERNYPRNLGDRLYRQLIFSLFPYPNRLRVLLAPLLLYQKTGVQKLVRSTRLLQRFSPRLAAMESILPQISFSSFQDKLPTIIPAQGEKRYRVGMILGCVQRLFFSPVNEATVRVLTANGCEVVIPKTQGCCAALPHHQGQEEQAKALARQMIDSFTDTGVDAVIINAAGCGHTLKEYGHLLQDDPEYRDQAKDFAANVKDAQEFLATVGLTAKLSSLAEKPLTLVYQDACHLLHGQKISIQPRQLLRQIPGVQLREPLDAALCCGSAGVYNMLQPEVADELGKQKVQNLLNTGAELVASANPGCTLQITKHMQQQSSKIAVMHPMELLDYSIRGIQVNVHHK
- a CDS encoding ABC transporter ATP-binding protein; amino-acid sequence: MEGARDKIVEEVNLKHNHPILEAQQLTRRFGGLVAVNTVSFTVNKNEIFGLIGPNGAGKTTLFNLITGLIQPSSGTLLYCGKELIKLRPHQIASQGIARTFQNIRLFGELTAIENIVVARHIHTNSNVITGVLGLPPAPKEEKNNRQKALELLAMVGLSSRASERSYNLPYGDQRRLEIARALALEPQILLLDEPAAGMNPNEKQGLSKFIRQIATDFNLTIILIEHHVPLVMGLCDRIAVLDFGQLIALGKPEKVRTDPAVIKAYLGAES
- a CDS encoding DUF4174 domain-containing protein; amino-acid sequence: MLDLKSYQWKNRLLLVAAPSENTPEYQQQMQLFSDQTAEFADRDLLLIELFSQGTSRINGKNVDSADVTQIKQQFNISNEFSVVLIGKDGTVKRRETTPIEPTAIFQKIDAMPMRQREMRSKIN